The following are from one region of the Coffea eugenioides isolate CCC68of chromosome 2, Ceug_1.0, whole genome shotgun sequence genome:
- the LOC113759560 gene encoding zinc finger BED domain-containing protein RICESLEEPER 2-like, giving the protein MTYPNSISIEEDGDTGSSDSIEETGHTNHQSQCPDTSAIGKKKLPPKATINMPGKKRRLSSEVWDYFEFIPKKDPNDELKCRCKKCGNEYSAESKSGTAEKIYSLASSWGIEKKLFAITLDNASANDSCVAILKNQLKLKNSLICDGMLFHVRCCAHILNLIVQDGLKEIDKSVELIRECVKYVKGSQTRKLRFTEYVTQTSLDSKKTLVQDVPTRWNSTYRMLSSALYYRLAFCHLQLSDSNFRCCPSLEEWGRVEKICSFLQVFYEATNAFSGSKYPTSNLYFPQVFKIQLKLSEECNSSDDFMRRIASQMFVKFNKYWSEFNLLLAIAVVFDPRYKFQFIEFSYNKLYGPGSNELVKVRNALFDVYNEYVKTSNTPGALSSCSRGSNEVYSPHGAKEQEDNQSFDILEEFDQFDTFEFACSAQKSQLELYLDEPRVKRSSHIIVLDYWKAQQFRFPDLSKLARDILCVPVSTVASESAFSLGGRILDQFRSSLSPQIVEALVCTKDWLFGDKSEVAMNVLVVIKAVRLQLEVAWRMHKFGIIMNAAIVNDEGQSIGWPWSTTLL; this is encoded by the exons ATGACATATCCAAATTCAATCAGTATTGAAGAAGATGGTGATACAGGGAGTAGTGATAGCATCGAGGAAACAGGCCACACCAATCATCAATCTCAATGCCCTGACACTAGTGCAATTGGGAAAAAGAAGTTACCTCCAAAAGCTACAATCAATATGCCTGGCAAGAAGAGGAGATTAAGTTCAGAAGTTTGGGATTACTTCGAATTTATTCCCAAAAAGGATCCAAATGATGAGTTGAAGTGCAGATGCAAGAAATGTGGGAATGAATATTCTGCTGAGAGTAAAAGTGGGACAG CTGAAAAAATTTACAGTTTGGCTAGTAGTTGGGGTATTGAAAAGAAGTTGTTTGCCATCACATTAGACAATGCTTCTGCAAATGATTCTTGTGTTGCAATACTTAAGAATCAGCTTAAGTTGAAAAATTCTTTAATTTGTGATGGTATGTTGTTTCATGTGAGATGTTGTGCACATATTCTCAACTTGATTGTGCAAGATGGTTTGAAAGAAATTGATAAATCTGTGGAGTTAATAAGAGAATGTGTCAAGTATGTGAAGGGTTCTCAAACAAGGAAGTTAAGGTTCACCGAATATGTAACACAGACTTCTCTTGATTCCAAAAAAACCTTAGTTCAAGATGTTCCTACTAGGTGGAACTCCACATATAGAATGCTTTCAAGTGCACTTTATTATCGCCTTGCATTTTGTCACTTACAATTAAGTGATTCAAATTTTCGGTGCTGTCCATCTCTTGAAGAATGGGGAAGAGTTGAAAAAATTTGTAGTTTTCTTCAAGTTTTTTATGAGGCAACTAATGCTTTTTCGGGGTCCAAGTATCCAACTAGTAACTTGTACTTTCCTCAAGTTTTTAAGATTCAATTGAAGCTGTCTGAGGAGTGCAATAGTTCAGATGATTTTATGAGGAGGATTGCTTCCCAAATGTTTGTGAAGTTTAACAAATATTGGTCTGAGTTCAATCTCTTGTTGGCAATTGCTGTGGTATTTGATCCCCGGTATAAATTTCAGTTTATTGAATTTAGTTATAATAAGCTATATGGTCCGGGGTCTAATGAATTAGTCAAGGTCAGGAATGCACTTTTTGATGTCTATAATGAGTATGTGAAGACTTCCAACACACCTGGTGCATTATCTTCATGCTCTCGAGGCAGCAATGAAGTTTATTCTCCTCATGGAGCCAAGGAACAAGAAGACAACCAATcatttgatattttagag GAATTTGATCAATTTGACACCTTTGAATTTGCCTGTAGTGCACAAAAAAGTCAATTGGAATTGTATTTAGATGAGCCAAGAGTTAAACGATCCTCACATATTATTGTTCTTGATTATTGGAAAGCACAACAATTtcgatttccagatttgagtaaATTGGCAAGGGACATTCTATGTGTTCCAGTATCAACCGTTGCTTCTGAATCTGCATTTAGTCTTGGTGGTagaattttggatcaatttcgTAGTTCACTTTCACCCCAAATTGTTGAGGCTTTAGTTTGCACTAAGGACTGGTTATTTGGAGATAAAAGTGAAG TTGCTATGAATGTGCTTGTCGTGATCAAAGCAGTCCGGCTGCAGTTGGAGGTTGCTTGGAGGATGCACAAGTTTGGCATCATTATGAATGCTGCTATTGTTAATGATGAGGGCCAAAGCATTGGTTGGCCTTGGAGCACCACTTTGTTGTGA